Genomic DNA from Cyprinus carpio isolate SPL01 chromosome A22, ASM1834038v1, whole genome shotgun sequence:
GGGCCAGAGCATTCTTGGCTTGAAGTCAAAAGTGGAATACATCGAAGTTATACATAGTACCAGATAACAGATTTTGTTTGTAAGTACACACCTTAACCTCTTCTTCAATATGTCTCTTGAGTTCCTCAATCTGTTGAGTGTAAGCCTGTTTGCCTCTTGTCAGTTGAGAAACAAGAGCTTCTTTCTCTTCCAGTTGACGGCCAAATTCACCTAGTATGAgacaatgtataatttataaaatagtcATAAAAGAGTTGTATGACGTCAGTAATGGGGGTTTGaatcacttttgtttttgaacagtTCTGTGGCATTGTGTGTATGGTATATTCAGTATTTACATACCGTTTTCAGTTTGGAGCCTTGCCTTTTGGGCATTTAAATCATTAAGTTGGCGTACAAACTCATCAATCTTTGACTTTAGCTCACTTGCTTGGTCTTCTAATGTACGGCACATCTTTTCAAGGTTTGCCtacataaattaagaaatatcaaagtctggaaattaaaaaaataagattttcctcaagaaaataatcaaatttcaagcaaataaaaaaaagtatttttaaaaaaataaaatagataatataataaGTTTTTTCTCAAGATTATACCTTTGCTTTAGCCACAGCCTCCATGTTGCTTGTCAAGTCATCAATCTCCATCTTGTATTCACTCTTCtccttctccagcttctgctTGACCCGCTGGAGGTTGTCGATCTGTTCTCCGAGTTCAGCCACACTGTCTGCCTGCTTCTTTCGGAGAGCTGCAGCTGTAGCTTCATGCTGCAAGGTAGACTCTTCCAGATCACGACGCAACTTCTGGAATTCGGCTTCACGCTTTTTGTTCATCTCAATCTGGGCAGCAGTGGCACCACCAGCTTCCTCGAGCCTCTCGCTGATCTCTTCAAGTTCCCTGGAAAGATCAGCTCTCTGCTTCTCCACTTTAGCACGAGCAGCTCGCTCTGCCTCAATTTCCTCTTCCAGCTCCTCGATACGGGCCTAAATAAAGAAAGACAAGGAATTCTTTAGCAATCTTTGGAATGTGGGTTTTCACAGCTATTCATCTACTTCACCATTTCACATCGGAAAGATTAAGGTTAGTGTTACCTGAAGTTCCTTGATCTTCTTCTGAAGCTGTGCTCCCAAAGACTGTTCATCCTCAATCTTGCTAAGAAGCTGACTTATTTCAAAGTCCTTCCTGTTTTTAAAGTAgtgttttgtaaaatgtgcaaaatactTAATTTTGTGCAGTTCTAATGTCTGATGTCCACTCACTTTTTTATCTTCTCATCGGATTGCTGCTTGTCATTCTCCAGGTCCATTATGGACTCCTGGGCCAGTTTCAGATCACCCTCAAGCTTTCTCTTGGCTCTCTCAAGGTCCATACGAAGCTTCTTCTCTTGTTCCAATGAGCCCTCAAGCTATTGTAAGAGAAACCagagcaataaaatattaattagcaaCAATATTAATTTCCCTTTGATTTACGGTCTTGTTCTAATGCTGAACTTCTTACATCGTCCACTTGCTGCTCAAGCTTTGTCTTCGCTTTAGTCAGAGTGTTGACTTTGTCTTCCTCTGCCTGAAGGTCATCAAGAGTCTGCTGGTGTGCCTCTTGGAGGGCTTTCTTCTCTTTGCTCAGCTTGGCGATGCTCTCATCCTGAGAGGCCATCTCCTCTGTCAGGTTTTTCacctaaatgaaaacattttatattaattttattctcaAGAGTCTGAATCACTATCAGCAGTAtgaagatgtaaaataaaaatactgactttATTCTCTGTTGCATGTTTCTCCTTCTCCACTTTTGCCAAGGTGAGCTCCAGGTCATCAATGTCTTTCTTCAGCTCGGAGCATTCATCCTCCAGTTTCCTCTTCTTGGCAGTCAGTTCAGCATTgatttcctcctcatcctccagtCTCTCACTTGTCTCTTTGAGTTTGGCCTCAAGCTGGATCTTGCTTTTGATGAGTCCTTCACATCTCTCCTCAGCATCAGAGAGGTTTTCAGATTCCTGTTCATTGACATGGATACAGTTAATGACTTATGGTCAGAGCTGTAGGATCCAATATGATTATGATCTGATGATATTACGATCAATACGAGCTGAAATACTTACAGAAGCTACTTGAAGTTGAAGGTCGTTTTTCTCCTGGAGAAGTGATACCATTTTCTCCTCAAGCTCTTTCTTTTTACCTAATGCCTTTGTTAAATCCTCTTTCATCTTCTCAAAGTTCTCCTTCATTGCTGCCATTTCTTTCTCAGTCTCTGCACTCTTTAGAAGAGGCTTGATCTTGAAGTAGAGCTTCATCCATGGCCAATGTTTGACATTCATGAATGAACGGATGTTATATTGGATGGCAAAAATGGACTCTCTGTGGAAGGgagtttctgttttttgtttgaccaaaattttcaactttatttattttcttgtaaatcaaataatgtattttattttaataaaatttcactCACCTCCTCTCCATCATCTTTACAAACTCCCTTCTCATGAGGAAGCCACGACAAAGAGCCTGAGTCATGGTAACCAGAGTTGCTAGTTTGTCATCTCTCATCTCTTCAAGAGTACCCAACAGACCAGCTTTAAAGAACACCTGTACAAATAAAATGATGTACAAATATATAAGGATGTTTAGCAGTATGTTATGGATGCCATTCCATGTAGATTTGAGCTTAGTCATTTGTTGTTGTAGCTCACTTTTGTGTGTCCAAACTTGTACTGGGTGTGGTCAACATCAATAGAGCCCAAGAGTTTCTCTGAAGCCTTTTTATTGTCAATGAACTGTCCCTCAGGGATGACACTAGCATTTAATACTTTGTATCTAGAGGACATTTAGGGAAGAGTCATGTTCTCGTGAAGCACATAAATTGGGTATGATTAGGTGGTGCATCATCTCCAATAAGGAGGTTGCAAAAAGTCGATTTACCTCTGCTTGAAGTCACCGTAGAGGATTCTGCTGGGGAAACCCTTCCTGCAGATTCTGATACCCTCCAGCACACCATTACACCTGAGCTGGTGGATAACCAGGAAGTTCTCCATCAGACCTGAAATGCAAATGTTCTTAAGGTTCCAGAGATATTTTCAAATCTGTGATACATTTGAGTCTTCAGGGATCAAGTTTACCTGGAGTCTTGGATTCATTAGGAATCAAGCAGCGCACAAAGTGAGGGTGAGTGCTCCTCAGGTTAGTCATCAGCTTACCCAAGTTCTCCTGTGGAAATGTTTATGCCATTAGTCCAGTGTTTAATGGAGAAGATGTTGACATCCTTCATTAAAAGAGATAATCTGTTTACCCTAAAAAGTGCAGACACCGTCTGGAAGGAACCACCCTTCTTTTTGCCTTTCTTTCCGCCGCCTCCTTCAGCTGTTTTATATCaatgacaaaagtttttttttgatgatcttGTGTTGCTTTTCATTAACCCCTTCAATAAATCTCTATTTTAATCTTGTTAAATCTAATTATCTTGCAtatattttcttcatattttgaaactttttaatCTGGACCACATAGATTGgtgcattttaataatcttaCTCTTTTCTCAGTTTTTGTATATGCATGGGCCTTGtacataattaaaacagaaagtaATTGAAGAAATGCAAATATCCATACCTTCTGCTCCTGCATGAGCAACATACAGGAAGGACAGCAGTTTGAGCGATGACTTTTGGTAGAGTTGCACGACAGAGTCATTCAGTGGATCCTTGTTCTTGTCCAACCAGCCAACAATGTTGTAGTCCACAGTGCCGGCGTAGTGCACTAGAGAGAAGTGGGCCTCTGCCTTACCTTTGGCAGGCTTGGGCTTCTGGAAAGCTGCACTTTTGCCTATATGCTGGTCATacagcttgtttttgaagcttgtgTCTGTAGCCTTTGGAAACATGCACTCCTCTTCAAGGATGGAGAAGATACCCATtggcttttgaagaaatattcacACTTAAGTACAGACACAATGTGAATAGTCATTTGAATTTGCTAAATGTCCTCTTACCTTCTCAATGAGCTCAATGCAGGCAGCCAAGTCCATACCAAAGTCAATGAACTCCCACTCAATGCCTTCTTTCTTGTACTCCTCTTGCTCCAGAACAAACATGTGGTGGTTGAAGAACTGTTGCAGTTTCTCATTTGTGAAATTGATGCAAAGCTGCTCCAAGCTGTTGAACTGATAATTAAACAGAAGGAAGTTCTTACTGATGACTGTTATCTTGACTGTTATCTATGTCATAATTCTTACACAGACATTAATGACTGATGCTCACATCGAAGATCTCAAATCCAGCGATGTCCAGCACACCAATGAAGAATTGTCTAGGCTGCTTTGTGTCCAACATCTCATTGATACGGACGACCATCCACAAGAACATTTTCTCATAGACAGACTTGCAGAGAGCCGAGACTGCGTTGTTCACCTGAGAAATTCAAAGGTCAGTGTAATTGATACTAGAGTAACTTTCTGAAGCATGAATGTCTCTTATGAATGTTTTCAGGACATTTCTAGGTTTTTTCATCTATTGATAAGGTAAGTTATCACCTGTGGTACTGTCTGGCCTTTGGTCACCATCTCATTCCCAACCTTCACTCTGGGGAAGCACAGAGCTTTCAGCATGTCAGCGGAGTTGAGGCCCATGAGGTAAGCGATTTTATCAGCCACTGAGGAAGAACAGTTTCATTCATTACTTTTACTAATGAAGTCAATGTTTGCATGCTAATTTGTGTAATAATACACCCTACCCTCAGTGCCGTCAGGTTCAGCCTGCTCCTCTCTCTGCTTTTGTTTGAACTTCATGTTCCCATGATGCATCACAGCACCTGTCAGCTTGTAGATGCTGATTTTCTCATCAGCAGTGAAGCCCAGAATATCAATGGCAGTCTGTTTCACAACGACCAAAGAaattgctaattatatattataattattatattatatagagctAAAAGAGAAACGTATTTTGTATTGTATGTCATGCAGTATTCAGTTTATGCTGGTTTTTCTGTTGTTCATTTGCTGAGATATATTGCAAAGAATCTGAAAATATTACCACTACttctaataataatgaaattgtcCACATACATCTGTGGCAATGAACTCCTCCACATCATTGATACTCTTGACAGTTATTTCACCCTGGCTGATCATTGGATAGTCATAAGGGTTGGTGGTGATGAGCAGGGCCTCTATAAAGAGTTAATGTGCAGCATGTTAACAGTGATCTCAAACTAGGTAATAACTGAAACACACAATCCTGTAGATTTCTCACCAAGCAGCTCTGGCTTGTGTCCAGTCATGAGCTGGTAGAAGATGTGGTAACTCCTCTCAGCAGACAGCTGGAATGTTACTCTCGACTTTTCCAGCagatctttcaaagaaaaataaatggtacaaaaaataaagaaatttaagtTCAATTGATTGATCCACCTGTTAGcatccaaataaaaaatatttggcttAAAACAAGGTTgattcacaagtttcaatatCAGCTGAGGCCAGTTTTCCAGTGGTCGCGAAGTGGATCCTGATGAATTTACCCTACAGAGAGGAAATATTCTGAACATCTTAGAATTTCCCATCTTTGGAACTTTAACTAAATTTGtataatgcatttcatttgaCCTCAGCAACTTACAAAACGAGAGGAGTTGTCATTCCTTACAGTCTTGGCATTTCCATAAGCCTCCAGCAGAGGGTTGGCTGCAATGATTTGATCTTCTAGCGACCCCTGGTGAGTATTTAAGTAATTTCATCATGTAGAATTATTCTGTCACTGTACTTTGGCTGCTGCTTGATTTAGTACCTGCATTTTGCCGGGGACAGGTTCTGACTTCTTCGGTCCAGATACAGCGATTGTCGCAAAGTACTGGATCACACGTTTGGTGTTGACAGTCTTTCCTGCACCAGATTCTCCACTGAGTGTATGTGTTAAAGATGGAAAGTaacatatttcagaaaattagaaaTTACTTGTTTGATACATTAGcttttatttaagtacattaGCTTTTATGTAACttctttataaaccataatcttcAGGcactacatttacatgcacaccagAAAGCCGCTTAAGATGTGAAACTGGCATTTGCATGTACATGCATCGTTTTAGCAGCATGCTCTTAACCTTGTATACATGCAGCACTGTCAGTAATCAGCTTTTCCCCACACCTTTCTTTTACTTTGGTTGTACCATTTTTTCCCAATACATGCCTATTAGAACAATGTTTTTGAATTGATATGTCCACGTAAGCCACGGCTTTCTCTCAATTGAGTAAACAGCCTTCACTTTTACATTTCAGAGTGCTGCTTTCTGCAAAAACCCTTGAATAAGCAGTTTTCTTATGTGCAtataatgacaatgacaatgaaaatttatttatatagcacaattaatTACAACTTCTGTCGACCAATGTGCTTTCCATTAggtcattaaaaacagaaaaaaaaaccacaacaaacaaacagaaaaattataaaatcgtACAAATATATCATCAGCCAaatgcttttgaaaataaaaatttctttagcctggatttaaaaatattaagagatGAGGCTTGTCTAATGGACAGTGGCAAGGCGTTCCAAAGCCTGGGGGGAGCAATACAGAAAGCACGATCTCCCCGGCACTTAAGCCTCGACTTAGGGGTAAACAGTAGATCCTGGTTGGAAGACCGAAGGGATCTAGTTGGTTGATACTTGGTCAGTAACTCACTGAGATAAGGGGGAGCCAAACCATTCAGAGATTtataaacaacaatttaaaatccACTCTAAAACAAACAGGCAACCAATGTAGTGAAGCATAAAATAGGAGTAATATGCTATAAAGATAGCACTTCTTATACAAAAACCATTTAATTATCAGTCTACTTACGTAATCAGGATAGACTGATTCTCCCTGTCTGAAACAAGTTCATAGTGTTATTTTAAGTGAAACCACTAAAcagaatttttcctttttttaaaaaaaaattgtaaatgtatcaAGCAAAATATAGGCAGGCTCAGGATAAACACAAAATAAGCACACTTCTAAGTAGGGCTGTCATCGTTAACACATGCGttaatgcatgcgattaattttacaatccataacacattaaaataatttaacacagttaatgcaaaattactgaagcaaaatttatattctaaccctttaacccaattttgcttctctgcttgcgatcagatcattttaagccgCTAACCTctgggaaagttttcagtccaatggTCCAGAAAGCAAATGCGTTCAAACAACCCGTCCAAAACAGTGCTAATGTAAAGAAACCAgtctgattacatcagagattgcagagctctgtcatattctgtgattgtctctgaagagcgtGAGCCCTCACACGTTGCGTAGTGCGATGTACAGACTGAACGGATTGTCAACACATCCCACtgctgtatggccagatgagacaCAAACTACGTTTTACATCttgctagtaaagttttgatggatgaaaactgcaatcaaggtaaaggCGATTACGGTGGCATACAGGAGTCATACAGTAAGCATGCGGGAGTCCGTTATAATAATACGTGTATGAATGCACATTGTATTTATACACAGCACAGATAGTTCCGTATATCcacgttgtttccacacacattcactaTAATGAATAGATCTGTCTACAGTAGTAAATATGTGCATTCAGCAGGCGgttggtttaggtttttttttttggcatctccatgtggtcctgttcagTATCACATCTTGAATTCtctaaaatgtgaaaaagctttttgctgttgcactgtacacatactataaaattctgattttgttttcttttgtatgtGCTTATATGGActcctttggtgtccttttggagtttctaagtgtcctttttttgtaaatttatcttgaaaaaggATTGCAgaaatttttgagatttttgagaaacaccctttaatcttttggtttactttgctggatatagcaaatgatgacaaaataaacatttgaaacaagataaatggtctatgcttaatgtgtgcgattaatcgtgattaatcacagaaaaagggtgtgaataattagataaaaaatttaatcgattgacagccctacttCTAAGACAACCtaattattttattggtttgcAAATTGGATTGAAAATTTATGTCACCACTTACCAGTAAGCATGAACTGGTAGGCGTTGTCAGAGATGGAGAAGATGTGAGGTGGGGCTTCAACCCTCTTTTTGCCTCTGTATCCAGCCACAACAACTGAGTCGTACACTGGGAGCCATTTGTATGGATTGACAGTGACGCAGAACAAGCCAGAGTAGGTCTGAAATGGAGATAGATAGTCCAGTTTTACAATGCTGCCACCCGATACCAggaataaaacatgatttatgtaGACTTACGTAGATCATCCATGCTGCATAACGCTCTTTGAGGTTGTACAGCACAGTAGGCTCATTGAGGTGGGTCATCATGGCCATGTCCTCAATTTTGTCA
This window encodes:
- the LOC109067522 gene encoding myosin heavy chain, fast skeletal muscle-like, whose product is MGDGEMECFGPAAIFLRKPERERIEAQNAPFDAKTAFFVVEPEEMYLKGTLVSREGGKATVKTLCGKTLTVKEAEIFPMNPPKFDKIEDMAMMTHLNEPTVLYNLKERYAAWMIYTYSGLFCVTVNPYKWLPVYDSVVVAGYRGKKRVEAPPHIFSISDNAYQFMLTDRENQSILITGESGAGKTVNTKRVIQYFATIAVSGPKKSEPVPGKMQGSLEDQIIAANPLLEAYGNAKTVRNDNSSRFGKFIRIHFATTGKLASADIETYLLEKSRVTFQLSAERSYHIFYQLMTGHKPELLEALLITTNPYDYPMISQGEITVKSINDVEEFIATDTAIDILGFTADEKISIYKLTGAVMHHGNMKFKQKQREEQAEPDGTEVADKIAYLMGLNSADMLKALCFPRVKVGNEMVTKGQTVPQVNNAVSALCKSVYEKMFLWMVVRINEMLDTKQPRQFFIGVLDIAGFEIFDFNSLEQLCINFTNEKLQQFFNHHMFVLEQEEYKKEGIEWEFIDFGMDLAACIELIEKPMGIFSILEEECMFPKATDTSFKNKLYDQHIGKSAAFQKPKPAKGKAEAHFSLVHYAGTVDYNIVGWLDKNKDPLNDSVVQLYQKSSLKLLSFLYVAHAGAEAEGGGGKKGKKKGGSFQTVSALFRENLGKLMTNLRSTHPHFVRCLIPNESKTPGLMENFLVIHQLRCNGVLEGIRICRKGFPSRILYGDFKQRYKVLNASVIPEGQFIDNKKASEKLLGSIDVDHTQYKFGHTKVFFKAGLLGTLEEMRDDKLATLVTMTQALCRGFLMRREFVKMMERRESIFAIQYNIRSFMNVKHWPWMKLYFKIKPLLKSAETEKEMAAMKENFEKMKEDLTKALGKKKELEEKMVSLLQEKNDLQLQVASESENLSDAEERCEGLIKSKIQLEAKLKETSERLEDEEEINAELTAKKRKLEDECSELKKDIDDLELTLAKVEKEKHATENKVKNLTEEMASQDESIAKLSKEKKALQEAHQQTLDDLQAEEDKVNTLTKAKTKLEQQVDDLEGSLEQEKKLRMDLERAKRKLEGDLKLAQESIMDLENDKQQSDEKIKKKDFEISQLLSKIEDEQSLGAQLQKKIKELQARIEELEEEIEAERAARAKVEKQRADLSRELEEISERLEEAGGATAAQIEMNKKREAEFQKLRRDLEESTLQHEATAAALRKKQADSVAELGEQIDNLQRVKQKLEKEKSEYKMEIDDLTSNMEAVAKAKANLEKMCRTLEDQASELKSKIDEFVRQLNDLNAQKARLQTENGEFGRQLEEKEALVSQLTRGKQAYTQQIEELKRHIEEEVKAKNALAHGVQSARHDCDLLREQYEEEQEAKAELQRGMSKANSEVAQWRTKYETDAIQRTEELEESKKKLAQRLQDAEESIEAVNSKCASLEKTKQRLQGEVEDLMIDVERANALAANLDKKQRNFDKVLAEWKQKYEESQAELEGAQKEARSLSTELFKMKNSYEEALDHLETLKRENKNLQEISDLTEQLGETGKSIHELEKAKKTVESEKAEIQTALEEAEGTLEHEESKILRVQLELNQVKSEIDRKLAEKDEEIEQIKRNSQRVIDSMQSTLDSEVRSRNDALRVKKKMEGDLNEMEVQMSHANRQAAEAQKQLRNVQGQLKDAQLHLDEAVRGQEDMKEQVAMVERRNNLMQAEIEELRAALEQTERGRKVAEQELVDASERVGLLHSQNTSLINTKKKLEADLVQVQGEVDDAVQEARNAEEKAKKAITDAAMMAEELKKEQDTSAHLERMKKNLEVTVKDLQHRLDESESLAMKGWKKQLQKLESRVRELEAEVEAEQRRGADAVKGVRKYERRVKELTYQTEEDKKNVIRLQDLVDKLQLKVKAYKRQAEEAEEQANTHLSRYRKVQHELEEAQERADIAESQVNKLRAKSREAGKGKEAEE